GCCAAAGGCATAGGACCTGGCCCTATTTTAATTTTTTTGCAAAAGTGAAGGAGGTTAGACATGTTTGGAATAGGAATGCCGGAACTGATAATAATTCTTGTTATAATCCTCGTCATATTTGGAGCCGGAAAACTTCCCGAGATAGGGTCAGGTCTCGGCAAGGCAATAAAAGGTTTCAAGGGCGGCCTCAAGGAGGTTGAGGCTGATATCAAGTCTGATGATAAGGATGGTCAGGAAAAGGCCTGAACAGGGTTTTAAGGATTTTTCATCATGAGCGCTAAAAGAAAATTAATAGCCGGTGTGCTGACTTTGTCCGATAGCAGGAGTGAGGCTGAAGATGAAAGTGGAAAGGCCATCAAGGAGATCCTGGCGAGAGAAGGCTTTGAGACGGTAGAGTACGCCGTCATTCCCGATAACAAGGTGATGATAAAAGAGACGCTTGTTGTCTGGGCCAATGAAAGGCTTGATCTTATTGTAACAACGGGAGGGACGGGGCCCGGCCCGAGAGACGTAACGCCTGAAGCGACTGAATCGGTTTTAGAAAGGAATATGCCCGGCCTTTCCGAGCTTATTCGAATGGAGGGGCTCAAAAAGACGAAAAGGGCCTGCCTTTCGAGAGGCGTTAGCGGTATCAGGGGGAAGACGATTATTATCAACCTGCCGGGGAGTAAAAAAGGCGCCGTTGAGTCTCTCGAAGCGGTTATTGATCAAATCCCCCATGCCCTATTAATGATGGAAGGAGGGGGCCACTGATTTGAGTGACTCTGCCGTCGATAGAGAAGAGGAACAGGACGAGAGTGCGGCTCCCTTAACGGAGCACTTAAAAGAGCTTAGGACGAGGCTGATTCGCAGCTGCTGGGCTGTGGGGATCGGTTTTGCCGCTTCTTACAGTTTTTCCAGTGAGATTTTTAATCTGCTCATGCATCCCCTGGTAAAGGTCATGCCCGACAAGAGTTCCATGATTTTCACGGGACTTACGGAAGGTTTCTTTACTTATCTCAAGGTTGCATTTCTGACAGGACTTATGCTGGCCACGCCTGTTATTTTCTACCAGATATGGGCATTTATTGCGCCGGGTCTTTACAGCCATGAAAGAAAATATGTCATTCCCTTTACCGTTCTTTCCGTATTTTTCTTTACCGGTGGGGCAATTTTCGGCTACTTCCTGGTATTTCCCTTTGCTTTTGAGTTCTTTATGAGCTTCAATACGGAAGATATTGTTGCCCTTCCGTCGATGAAGGAATATCTCGCTTTTTCGACGAAACTGCTTATTGCCTTTGGCACGGCATTTGAGCTGCCCATCTTTATCGTTTTTCTGGCCAAGTTTGGTCTTGTTACTGTTGAGATGCTGACGAAAAACAGGAAGTATGTTCTCGTCGGTTCATTCATCGTGGCGGCTCTTCTTACGCCTCCCGACGTGGTCACCCAGACGCTGATGGCTTTCCCTCTTATGCTGCTTTATGAACTCGGCATTATCGGGACCCGATTATTTGTAAGAAAAAAGACAGAAACCAGTGAAGAACTATCAACATAAAGGAGTAAAGAAGTAAATGGACAAGTATCCACGCATGTTTATCATTTCCAGTGTAGTCTACCTCTTGATCGGCACCATGATGGGAGCCTTGATGGCGAGTCACGCCCTTGATCCCTTTTATCGTTTTATCCATATCCATGTCAATCTTTTCGGATTTATGGCTATGGTCGTATTCGGTGTTGCCTACCATATTCTTCCCCGTTTTATGGGGAAATCCTTAAAATTTCCGGCCCTTGTGCCCTTGCATTTCTATTCGGCACATATCGGTCTTATCGGGTTAATGATTGCCTATGCCGCCAATGGTTATGTTGACCCTGACCAAAAATCGGCCTACCTGCTTTTCCAGATGTCGTCAGGTTTTGCATCGCTGGCTGTTGTTTTCTTCGCCCTTAATATTATTCCCGTCCTTATTATGACGCCCAGAAAACCGATTAATGTGCCTGCACCGGCACCTTCGTCACAGCCGAAAGCTGAAAATGAGACGGGAGTGACCTTTACGGCAGATATGAAGATAGGGGAAATACTGGAAAAGCGCCCCGAGACGCTCTCCATTTTTGTCAGCGCCGGTTTTAAGGCGCTTGCAGACCCTGAAAAGAGAAAGTCCATGGGAGAGAAGCTTGTTTTGAAAACAGCCTGCCAGATAAGAGGTATCGATCTTAAGGACTTGCTCTCCAAACTTAACGGCCCTATCTCCGCGGAGGAAGCGAAGGTTGAAGCGCCTGCGGCTCCCCAGGTTCCCCCCCAACAGGCGCTTTCCCTCAAAAGGGGTGATCTTGTTGAACTGAAGACGCCCGTGGGGCATATGATCCAGGTTTATCCCGAAACGAGAAAAGTATTGGAAGATAACTACGGTGGCGAGTGTTTTACCTGTCCCGGTATGGCTATTGAAACGGTGGAGCAGACGGCCCACATGCATAACAAGGCGCCTGAGGATATTTTGAACCAGGTCAACAGCATTGTTAAGGATGCCTTGAGCGAGTAAAGTTAGTGGCGTGAAAATAATTTGAAACCCCTTTTGCCTTGAGGTATGAGGGGTTTTTTGTCCTTTATTCTTGAAAAAAAGGCCTCTTTTCTTTACTATAGTAAGGCTAAGCGCTTAAAAATAAATCAATCCAGGGACAACTTATGGCTGTTAGAGAAGAAGACATATTAGAAGCATTAAAAGTTGTGATCGATCCTGATCTCAAGAAAGATATCGTCTCTTTGGGATTTATAAAAGAGATGAAAATAGCCGGTTCAAGTGTAAGTTTTGATCTTGAACTGACGACCCCTGCCTGCCCGCTCAAGGCAGAGCTTGAAAAAGGGGCGAGAGAGGCCGCTTTATCCGTAGCGGGTGTTGAAGACGTTAAGGTAAATGTCACCTCCAGTGTGAGAAAAGCGGGTCCCGGTG
Above is a genomic segment from Deltaproteobacteria bacterium containing:
- a CDS encoding DUF1858 domain-containing protein; amino-acid sequence: MDKYPRMFIISSVVYLLIGTMMGALMASHALDPFYRFIHIHVNLFGFMAMVVFGVAYHILPRFMGKSLKFPALVPLHFYSAHIGLIGLMIAYAANGYVDPDQKSAYLLFQMSSGFASLAVVFFALNIIPVLIMTPRKPINVPAPAPSSQPKAENETGVTFTADMKIGEILEKRPETLSIFVSAGFKALADPEKRKSMGEKLVLKTACQIRGIDLKDLLSKLNGPISAEEAKVEAPAAPQVPPQQALSLKRGDLVELKTPVGHMIQVYPETRKVLEDNYGGECFTCPGMAIETVEQTAHMHNKAPEDILNQVNSIVKDALSE
- the tatA gene encoding twin-arginine translocase TatA/TatE family subunit produces the protein MFGIGMPELIIILVIILVIFGAGKLPEIGSGLGKAIKGFKGGLKEVEADIKSDDKDGQEKA
- a CDS encoding MogA/MoaB family molybdenum cofactor biosynthesis protein, whose translation is MSAKRKLIAGVLTLSDSRSEAEDESGKAIKEILAREGFETVEYAVIPDNKVMIKETLVVWANERLDLIVTTGGTGPGPRDVTPEATESVLERNMPGLSELIRMEGLKKTKRACLSRGVSGIRGKTIIINLPGSKKGAVESLEAVIDQIPHALLMMEGGGH
- the tatC gene encoding twin-arginine translocase subunit TatC, with translation MSDSAVDREEEQDESAAPLTEHLKELRTRLIRSCWAVGIGFAASYSFSSEIFNLLMHPLVKVMPDKSSMIFTGLTEGFFTYLKVAFLTGLMLATPVIFYQIWAFIAPGLYSHERKYVIPFTVLSVFFFTGGAIFGYFLVFPFAFEFFMSFNTEDIVALPSMKEYLAFSTKLLIAFGTAFELPIFIVFLAKFGLVTVEMLTKNRKYVLVGSFIVAALLTPPDVVTQTLMAFPLMLLYELGIIGTRLFVRKKTETSEELST